The following proteins come from a genomic window of Gynuella sunshinyii YC6258:
- a CDS encoding M6 family metalloprotease domain-containing protein has product MNRVIRFVIFVMVVAVSLPVVAVVPAINDPINDRSMPVWTSSQVELLGRSALTRSTSRNIPAQVPLMMVMVDFSNQTFTTAQADWQQTMFAEEGSVNSYYQWTSNNRFSFIDAGSRRVSLGMNHPDSGSDFSAAKALIKTVLVTLSSSVDFSLYDGNGDGRVSPQELALVFVVAGYENAYGGASAPRPNIWAHQSYAGVTSDGVTLGSYVVVGELHGNHPATIGIIAHELGHLVFNLPDLYDRDGSSQGIGSWGLMGFGVWNTAYGKLGDSPARMLAWSREQTGFGNEVSIDETDKNILLQPGQYVKVRLSNYETLYLEQRDGSSFDAGLRGSGMLISHVDNRKSNNDDEDHKLIDIESADGMFDLDNNRNSGDAGDPFPGEGRVYEFGPDSTPSSLTYDGEDLGVRVYFGPDGDFSFDQSVRRSASNESASGSLGVFPGALVVVLVVGCRAGGRSRHV; this is encoded by the coding sequence ATGAACAGGGTGATTCGGTTTGTTATTTTTGTGATGGTAGTGGCAGTCTCATTGCCTGTGGTTGCTGTTGTTCCTGCCATTAATGACCCTATCAATGATCGCAGTATGCCCGTCTGGACCAGTAGTCAGGTGGAATTGCTCGGTCGCTCTGCCCTGACCCGGTCAACAAGCAGAAACATCCCCGCACAGGTTCCTCTGATGATGGTGATGGTTGATTTCAGTAATCAAACCTTCACAACTGCCCAGGCTGACTGGCAACAAACCATGTTTGCGGAGGAGGGCAGTGTAAACTCTTATTATCAATGGACTTCAAACAATCGCTTCTCCTTTATTGATGCCGGTTCCAGGCGTGTCAGTCTGGGCATGAATCACCCAGACAGTGGTTCAGACTTTTCGGCAGCCAAAGCATTGATTAAAACGGTTCTGGTCACCTTGTCTTCATCGGTGGACTTCAGTCTCTATGACGGCAATGGTGATGGTCGGGTGAGCCCCCAGGAACTGGCGTTGGTATTTGTAGTGGCTGGTTACGAAAATGCCTATGGTGGTGCGTCCGCGCCTCGCCCGAATATTTGGGCACACCAGAGTTATGCCGGAGTGACCAGTGATGGTGTGACATTGGGTTCTTATGTCGTTGTTGGTGAACTTCATGGGAATCACCCCGCGACGATAGGCATTATTGCCCATGAGCTCGGGCACCTGGTTTTCAATCTACCTGATTTATATGATCGTGATGGTTCTTCGCAGGGTATTGGCTCCTGGGGATTAATGGGCTTTGGGGTTTGGAACACGGCTTACGGTAAGCTTGGAGACAGCCCCGCAAGAATGTTGGCCTGGAGTCGAGAGCAAACCGGATTTGGCAATGAAGTCAGTATTGATGAGACTGATAAGAATATCCTTTTGCAACCGGGTCAGTATGTCAAAGTCCGGCTTTCCAATTATGAGACCTTGTATCTTGAGCAGCGTGATGGCAGCTCCTTTGATGCGGGTCTGCGTGGTAGTGGTATGTTGATTTCTCACGTCGATAATCGTAAGAGCAATAATGATGATGAAGATCACAAGCTGATTGATATAGAGTCTGCGGATGGCATGTTTGATCTGGACAATAATCGTAACTCTGGTGATGCCGGCGATCCATTCCCTGGTGAAGGACGTGTTTATGAGTTCGGACCTGACTCTACGCCGTCCAGTCTGACATATGATGGAGAAGACTTGGGGGTGCGGGTGTATTTTGGTCCGGATGGTGATTTTAGTTTCGATCAGAGTGTTCGCCGCTCAGCCAGTAATGAAAGTGCCAGTGGCTCGCTGGGTGTATTCCCTGGTGCGCTCGTGGTAGTGTTGGTGGTGGGTTGCAGAGCTGGAGGCAGGTCCCGTCACGTTTGA
- a CDS encoding DUF11 domain-containing protein codes for MKLIKRMKRGLIGLLISTTPVCAPNVFADAEIVISSTIYQEQTVTDEQGSVSEQRAEATSVRQGDELVLVITVENQGSDDAVNIKVDNPVPDGTTYIGFSQSKNASVYLVSDNGEDYFPEYTLFNTELQPRDIRFVRWVIDHLEANDLQQMEFKVTVN; via the coding sequence ATGAAGCTGATCAAACGAATGAAACGGGGATTAATAGGGTTGCTGATATCGACGACCCCGGTTTGTGCACCTAATGTCTTTGCCGATGCTGAGATTGTTATCTCCAGCACCATTTACCAGGAACAAACCGTGACCGATGAGCAGGGCAGCGTTTCTGAACAAAGAGCTGAGGCGACATCTGTTCGCCAGGGAGATGAACTGGTACTTGTCATTACCGTGGAAAATCAGGGTAGCGATGATGCAGTCAATATTAAAGTCGACAATCCGGTTCCTGACGGAACCACGTATATCGGCTTCAGCCAATCAAAGAATGCATCTGTTTATCTGGTTTCGGATAATGGCGAAGATTACTTTCCGGAATACACCCTGTTCAATACCGAACTGCAACCCCGGGATATTCGCTTTGTGCGCTGGGTTATCGATCATCTGGAAGCAAATGATCTGCAACAGATGGAATTCAAAGTAACGGTAAACTAA
- a CDS encoding Lrp/AsnC family transcriptional regulator — MPLDRYDRHILDLLQRNGRLTNQELAESIGLSPSPCLRRVRALEEDGLIIGYRAMLNAKKLGLTLMALVHISMDRHTPERFVNFEAKITALPEVLECLLITGQDADYQLKVVVRDMDAYQELLLEKITRIEGVSGVHSSFVLRKVMDSTGLPV, encoded by the coding sequence ATGCCTTTGGATCGTTATGATCGTCACATTCTGGATCTGCTTCAGCGCAATGGACGACTTACCAATCAGGAATTGGCGGAGTCAATAGGCTTGTCTCCATCGCCCTGTCTACGCCGGGTCAGGGCGTTGGAGGAGGATGGGCTGATCATCGGTTATCGGGCGATGTTGAATGCCAAAAAACTGGGATTGACGTTGATGGCATTGGTTCATATCTCTATGGATCGCCATACTCCCGAACGGTTTGTGAATTTCGAGGCAAAAATTACCGCGCTTCCCGAAGTGCTCGAATGCTTATTGATTACTGGGCAGGATGCGGATTATCAGTTGAAGGTTGTAGTCAGAGATATGGATGCTTATCAGGAGCTGTTGCTGGAAAAAATTACCCGGATAGAAGGGGTTAGTGGTGTCCATTCCAGTTTTGTACTCCGTAAGGTAATGGATAGCACCGGGTTGCCGGTTTAG
- the queF gene encoding NADPH-dependent 7-cyano-7-deazaguanine reductase QueF (Catalyzes the NADPH-dependent reduction of 7-cyano-7-deazaguanine (preQ0) to 7-aminomethyl-7-deazaguanine (preQ1) in queuosine biosynthesis), with translation MADLRDAPLGKTSLYVDQYDPSLLFPIARANNRSTLSAEKLELAFHGFDVWNAWELSWLNNKGKPVVAVGEIIIPAQSPCLIESKSLKLYLNSFNQTRFDDIGAVTAAIEKDLSKAAGSEVKVNILTLENALQPFGTIHSVEGCCVDELDVDIDVYSTTDPQLLKISPDDVVSETLVSHLMKSNCPVTGQPDWGSVIVSYTGPRICPESFLRYVVSFRQHTEFHEHCVERMFMDILKLSQPTELKVSARYVRRGGLDINPTRSMHPVTSDNLRLLRQ, from the coding sequence ATGGCTGATTTGAGAGATGCCCCGTTAGGTAAAACATCGTTATACGTTGACCAGTATGACCCATCTTTGTTATTTCCAATTGCCCGGGCCAATAATCGTTCAACCCTGAGCGCTGAGAAGTTGGAGTTAGCATTCCATGGTTTTGATGTCTGGAATGCCTGGGAGTTGTCCTGGCTCAACAACAAAGGCAAGCCGGTGGTTGCGGTTGGGGAGATCATTATTCCTGCGCAGTCGCCCTGTTTGATCGAATCCAAATCGTTGAAGCTGTACCTGAACTCATTCAATCAGACACGCTTTGATGATATTGGTGCGGTTACGGCAGCCATTGAAAAGGATTTGAGCAAAGCCGCGGGTTCTGAGGTCAAAGTTAACATTTTAACACTGGAAAATGCGTTGCAGCCGTTTGGAACAATACATTCGGTTGAGGGTTGTTGTGTGGACGAGCTGGATGTAGATATCGATGTCTACTCCACGACTGATCCTCAGTTGCTGAAAATTTCACCGGATGATGTGGTCAGTGAAACCCTGGTCAGTCATCTGATGAAGTCCAATTGCCCGGTTACCGGTCAGCCGGATTGGGGGAGTGTCATTGTGAGCTATACAGGCCCACGGATCTGTCCTGAGAGTTTTCTGAGATATGTGGTCTCGTTTCGGCAGCATACGGAGTTTCACGAACACTGTGTGGAGCGGATGTTTATGGACATATTGAAACTTAGTCAGCCGACTGAGTTAAAAGTGAGTGCCCGCTATGTTCGCAGAGGAGGGCTTGACATCAATCCAACCCGATCGATGCACCCGGTAACATCGGACAATCTCAGATTGTTGCGACAATAG
- the rrtA gene encoding rhombosortase — MGNTIFEFLWQRWFLVILFVLITAVAAAPESVQMMLSFQRDAIDNGQLWRLLTCHLVHLNWQHWMLNLFGFSIVFYVCPPWLGQWQGVLVFCFLALVVGLGIYWFDAQLWGYTGLSGVLYGLLCLALIFSPFYSLTIRYIAVLAVTGKIIWEQTPFYSDSMIAGFIHARVAQDAHLYGLLGFVAIYGSYVFARLLSSSVKNA, encoded by the coding sequence TTGGGTAACACTATTTTTGAATTTTTGTGGCAACGTTGGTTTCTGGTTATTTTGTTTGTTCTCATTACTGCTGTAGCAGCGGCACCTGAATCCGTGCAGATGATGCTGAGCTTTCAGCGTGACGCCATTGATAACGGTCAGCTCTGGCGCTTGTTGACCTGTCACCTTGTTCACCTCAACTGGCAGCACTGGATGCTGAATTTGTTTGGTTTCAGTATTGTTTTTTATGTCTGTCCGCCTTGGTTGGGGCAGTGGCAGGGAGTATTGGTTTTCTGTTTCCTGGCGCTGGTTGTTGGATTGGGGATTTATTGGTTTGACGCGCAGTTGTGGGGTTATACCGGGCTGTCTGGAGTGCTTTATGGGCTGTTATGTCTGGCGTTGATCTTCAGTCCATTCTATTCGTTAACAATCCGCTATATTGCGGTTCTGGCGGTTACCGGCAAGATTATCTGGGAGCAGACACCGTTTTATTCCGATTCCATGATTGCCGGTTTTATTCATGCACGAGTGGCGCAGGATGCTCACCTGTATGGGCTTCTGGGATTCGTTGCTATATATGGGTCCTATGTCTTTGCCAGACTTCTATCCAGTTCAGTCAAAAATGCCTGA
- a CDS encoding TIGR01777 family oxidoreductase has protein sequence MKVLITGGTGFIGSTLTKKWAKDGHHVTILTRQQLTNRETIRYVSTLDDINSEEIFDVVVNLAGYSLFQRPWTKSVKQEITDSRIVTTKALVALNQRLQHPFGILISGSAVGIYGNQHNHWLPEDSHHGQHFGAQLCEQWEQEALQAEHQGTRVCLIRTGIVLGPGGALQRMQAAARWGVISPIGSGLQYWPWIDIDDEVNAIDFLAQHPQLSGAFNLCSPNPVTNSEFTNALASTMNRKVRLPAVPAWILKTLTLGAGQLLIDSQRAVPSQLLGAGFKFQYENLTDSLLRFSR, from the coding sequence ATGAAAGTACTCATTACCGGTGGAACCGGATTTATCGGCTCAACCCTGACTAAAAAATGGGCCAAGGACGGGCACCATGTGACAATCCTGACGCGTCAGCAACTAACCAATCGTGAAACAATCAGATATGTTTCCACCTTGGATGATATCAACAGCGAAGAAATATTCGATGTCGTCGTAAATCTGGCGGGCTATTCATTGTTTCAACGTCCCTGGACTAAATCGGTAAAACAAGAAATCACCGACTCCCGTATTGTCACCACCAAAGCATTGGTCGCCTTAAATCAACGATTACAACACCCTTTTGGCATACTGATCAGCGGTTCCGCCGTTGGCATTTATGGTAATCAGCATAACCACTGGCTCCCGGAAGATTCCCACCACGGACAGCATTTTGGCGCACAGCTATGCGAACAGTGGGAGCAGGAAGCATTGCAGGCCGAACACCAGGGTACCCGGGTCTGTCTGATTAGAACCGGCATCGTCTTGGGCCCAGGCGGCGCACTGCAGCGAATGCAGGCAGCTGCCCGGTGGGGAGTCATCAGTCCTATAGGATCAGGTCTGCAATACTGGCCCTGGATCGATATTGACGACGAGGTCAATGCGATTGATTTTCTCGCCCAACACCCACAACTGTCAGGAGCGTTTAACCTCTGCTCCCCCAACCCGGTCACCAATAGCGAATTTACCAACGCCCTGGCGAGTACCATGAACCGTAAAGTCCGCCTGCCGGCCGTTCCCGCCTGGATTCTGAAAACCTTGACGCTCGGTGCCGGCCAATTGCTGATCGACAGTCAGCGAGCAGTCCCCAGCCAGCTGTTGGGAGCCGGATTCAAGTTTCAATATGAAAACCTGACTGACAGCCTATTGCGCTTCAGTCGTTAG
- a CDS encoding ABC transporter permease, whose amino-acid sequence MKENWVAFQTIVTKEIRRFMRIWQQTLLPPAITMVLYFIIFGNLVGSRIGDMGGFDYMKYIVPGLIMMSVITNSYGNVSSSFFSNKFQKSIEELLVSPVSNNTILLGFIIGGMCRGLLVGLIVTVLSLYFTSLHVHNMFVIVSTVTLTSVLFSIGGFINAIFARTFDDISIIPTFILTPLTYLGGVFYSISLLPDFWQMASKLNPILYMVNAFRFGILGVSDINIYVAYLMIILFTGVLYAWAWVLLNRGYGLRN is encoded by the coding sequence ATGAAGGAAAATTGGGTTGCATTTCAAACCATTGTCACCAAAGAAATTCGTCGTTTCATGAGAATATGGCAGCAGACCCTGTTGCCTCCTGCGATCACGATGGTGTTGTACTTTATTATTTTCGGTAACCTCGTGGGTTCCCGGATTGGGGACATGGGGGGATTCGATTACATGAAGTATATCGTTCCCGGACTGATCATGATGTCTGTTATCACCAACTCCTATGGCAATGTGTCGTCATCATTTTTCAGCAATAAATTCCAGAAAAGTATCGAGGAGTTGCTGGTATCACCTGTTTCCAATAATACGATTCTGTTGGGTTTCATCATCGGAGGTATGTGTCGTGGACTGTTGGTCGGGCTGATAGTTACTGTGTTGTCGCTGTATTTTACCAGCTTGCATGTTCATAACATGTTTGTCATTGTTTCTACGGTAACTTTGACGTCGGTGTTGTTTTCCATTGGTGGTTTTATTAACGCCATATTTGCCAGGACGTTTGATGATATTTCCATTATCCCGACATTTATTCTGACTCCCTTAACGTATTTGGGTGGAGTATTTTATTCGATTTCCCTATTGCCGGATTTCTGGCAGATGGCGTCCAAATTGAATCCGATACTGTACATGGTGAATGCGTTTCGTTTCGGTATTCTGGGCGTCAGTGACATCAATATTTATGTTGCTTATCTGATGATCATATTATTCACGGGTGTGCTGTATGCATGGGCCTGGGTGTTGTTGAACCGTGGTTATGGGTTACGGAACTAG
- a CDS encoding adenylate/guanylate cyclase domain-containing protein: MKLKQKLKKAKKVVSDNQETDRFPITPEYNSRTIAYLTISASAVTGVYAGYLSNLYILMVVLALVYPHLAKFLTAPIREKYTAQVVYTLILFDAVMYGAVSVLLGASPIPTMLLAIMANASFITTGKAFSYIFCLLFMAAGALATFYLMPNQLQIMGDAPDSMAYVFAIGVGIYVGVTAYYNHKQSRMLLAAKNQMQQRNEQYRRLSQKLSKYLSPQVWQTIFSGKKDVKLETHRKKLVIFFSDIQGFTALSEEIEPETLTDILNRYLTDMSKIALKHGGTIDKFIGDAIMVFFGDPESKGLKKDTEACVSMAIEMRRHMKVLRQRWRAQGLKTPLEIRMGINTGYATVGNFGAESRMDYTIIGKEVNLAARLESAADAGEILISYETYSVVKDTILCREKGQIHAKGFSRPVPIYQVVDFRRDLGSQQSFTEYEFDGFSMHLDLEKVKNYEKDRIVSALEKAEKLLKEKLL; this comes from the coding sequence ATGAAACTTAAACAAAAACTAAAGAAAGCAAAAAAAGTTGTCAGCGATAATCAGGAAACCGACCGCTTTCCCATTACACCGGAATACAACAGCCGTACGATAGCCTATCTGACAATTTCAGCCAGTGCTGTTACCGGAGTGTATGCCGGTTATCTGTCAAACCTCTATATATTGATGGTTGTACTGGCATTGGTTTATCCCCACCTGGCCAAATTTCTGACTGCCCCGATCCGGGAAAAATATACCGCTCAAGTGGTTTACACACTGATTCTCTTTGATGCTGTTATGTATGGTGCCGTATCTGTGCTACTGGGCGCATCCCCCATACCAACAATGCTCCTGGCTATCATGGCCAATGCCTCGTTTATAACCACAGGCAAAGCTTTTTCCTATATTTTCTGTTTATTGTTTATGGCTGCAGGAGCACTGGCCACATTCTATTTAATGCCCAACCAGCTTCAGATCATGGGTGACGCCCCCGACAGCATGGCCTATGTGTTCGCAATCGGGGTAGGGATTTATGTTGGCGTCACCGCTTACTATAACCATAAGCAATCGCGCATGCTGCTTGCTGCCAAAAACCAGATGCAGCAACGAAATGAACAGTATCGCCGGTTGTCACAGAAGCTTTCCAAATACCTTAGCCCCCAGGTCTGGCAAACCATTTTTTCCGGCAAGAAAGACGTCAAATTGGAGACTCATCGTAAGAAACTGGTGATTTTCTTTTCCGATATACAGGGCTTCACTGCGTTATCAGAGGAAATCGAGCCGGAAACTTTGACGGATATTCTGAACCGCTATCTCACGGATATGTCCAAGATCGCCCTGAAACATGGCGGCACCATCGATAAATTCATAGGTGATGCCATCATGGTCTTTTTTGGTGACCCGGAATCGAAGGGGTTGAAGAAAGATACCGAGGCGTGCGTATCCATGGCCATCGAAATGCGTCGCCATATGAAGGTCCTCCGCCAGAGATGGCGGGCTCAGGGTCTGAAAACACCATTGGAAATCCGTATGGGCATTAACACCGGCTATGCCACTGTAGGTAATTTCGGTGCTGAGTCCCGTATGGACTACACCATCATCGGCAAGGAAGTGAATCTCGCCGCCCGACTCGAAAGTGCTGCCGATGCAGGAGAAATTCTGATCTCCTACGAAACCTACAGTGTGGTCAAAGACACCATACTGTGCCGCGAAAAAGGCCAGATTCATGCCAAAGGTTTCAGCCGTCCAGTGCCGATTTACCAGGTCGTCGATTTCCGCCGTGACCTTGGTTCCCAACAGTCTTTCACTGAGTATGAGTTTGATGGCTTTTCAATGCATCTGGATCTGGAGAAGGTCAAAAACTACGAGAAAGACAGAATCGTATCGGCACTGGAAAAAGCTGAAAAACTGCTAAAAGAAAAGCTGCTGTAG
- a CDS encoding Hsp70 family protein translates to MSLCGLDFGTSNSTIGVIQSDQAVMVPLEQHPITGSPETTLPSALFFDFHSDEISFGRKAIDSYTNGHFGRLLRSMKSILGSSQMEEGTQIKTRKYLFSEIIAFFLTSLKERAESFCQQDIDSVVLGRPVHFNDHNAELDRVAEEKLRTIAESIGFKNISFQHEPIAAAHDYEQQIKQEEIALIIDMGGGTSDFTIFRLSPSLKNKADRHDDILANHGIHIGGTDFDRHLSLATVMNQFGMHVQYKDKPGVEMPKHFYVDLATWHRIHLLYSRKTLWSLQDLRLRMADTRPIDRLLKLIQQKDGHRLAALVEQAKIDLSALPQTDISLAFLEESPSLSCLVTGRQLSDAIDHDLQRVFHAIDETLNQAELKPGDISTIFTTGGSTALHAVDQYIRSRFPNATCVQGDLFNSVGKGLVLEAQRRYC, encoded by the coding sequence ATGTCACTGTGCGGACTGGATTTTGGCACCTCAAATTCAACCATTGGGGTAATTCAAAGTGATCAGGCGGTAATGGTGCCTCTGGAGCAGCACCCGATTACAGGAAGCCCTGAAACCACCTTACCGAGTGCCTTGTTTTTCGATTTTCACAGCGATGAAATATCTTTTGGCCGCAAAGCAATAGACTCCTACACCAACGGTCACTTCGGTCGCTTGTTGCGCTCTATGAAAAGTATTCTGGGATCCAGCCAGATGGAAGAAGGCACTCAGATCAAGACTCGCAAATATCTGTTTAGCGAAATCATCGCTTTTTTTCTGACCAGTCTGAAAGAACGCGCAGAAAGCTTCTGCCAGCAGGATATCGATTCCGTTGTGCTTGGGCGTCCAGTCCATTTCAACGACCACAATGCCGAACTGGATCGTGTGGCAGAAGAAAAACTTCGCACTATTGCCGAATCCATTGGCTTTAAAAACATTTCCTTCCAGCATGAACCTATTGCCGCGGCCCACGATTACGAGCAACAAATTAAGCAGGAGGAAATCGCCCTGATCATCGACATGGGCGGTGGTACGTCTGACTTCACCATTTTCAGGCTATCCCCATCCCTGAAAAACAAAGCGGATCGTCATGATGATATTCTGGCCAATCATGGTATCCACATTGGTGGGACCGACTTTGATCGCCACCTGAGTCTGGCTACCGTCATGAACCAATTTGGCATGCATGTTCAGTATAAGGATAAACCTGGTGTGGAAATGCCAAAGCATTTCTACGTGGACCTGGCCACATGGCACCGTATTCACTTGTTGTATAGCCGGAAAACCCTGTGGAGTCTGCAGGATCTGAGATTGCGAATGGCAGACACCCGACCGATTGATCGACTACTAAAACTGATTCAACAAAAAGACGGCCACCGCCTGGCTGCTTTGGTGGAACAGGCCAAAATTGACCTGTCTGCGTTACCACAGACAGACATTTCTCTGGCCTTTCTGGAAGAGTCGCCTTCGTTATCATGCTTAGTCACCGGGCGTCAGTTGTCAGATGCAATCGATCATGACCTGCAGCGGGTGTTTCATGCAATTGACGAGACCTTGAATCAGGCCGAGCTCAAACCGGGAGATATCAGCACTATTTTTACTACCGGTGGATCAACCGCTTTACATGCGGTAGATCAATACATTCGCTCACGCTTTCCGAATGCAACATGTGTTCAGGGGGATCTTTTCAACAGCGTAGGCAAGGGACTGGTACTGGAGGCACAGCGGCGTTATTGCTGA
- a CDS encoding ABC transporter ATP-binding protein produces the protein MTAALSIQDLRKVYDNGFQALKGINLTVQSGDFFALLGPNGAGKSTTLGIVSSLVNKTSGEVSVYGYDLDNQRNQVKRNLGVVPQEFNFNHFEKVYDIVMQQAGYYGLTRKEAKSKVEKWLRQLDLWDKRSEPARALSGGMKRRLMIARALVHDPKLLILDEPTAGVDIEIRRTMWDFLRELNQQGTTIILTTHYLEEAESLCRNIAIINKGEIAVNTSAKELLLLLNKTTFVMDFKQPKQLPQAIIDQFSIRQSEPSLIEFDLEKEQSLNAVLAGVTAAGVEIASVRPKNNRLEEVFVDLIKKDGGSRA, from the coding sequence ATGACAGCAGCTCTTAGTATTCAGGATCTCCGTAAAGTCTACGATAACGGATTTCAGGCTCTGAAAGGTATCAATCTTACGGTCCAATCAGGAGATTTTTTTGCTTTGCTGGGCCCGAACGGGGCCGGTAAATCGACCACTCTTGGTATTGTCTCATCTCTGGTTAACAAAACCTCCGGTGAGGTTTCTGTTTATGGTTATGATCTGGACAACCAGCGTAATCAGGTGAAGAGGAACCTTGGGGTTGTACCTCAGGAATTCAACTTTAACCATTTCGAAAAAGTCTACGATATTGTTATGCAGCAGGCCGGCTACTATGGCCTGACCCGTAAAGAAGCCAAGTCAAAAGTGGAAAAATGGCTTCGACAGCTGGATTTGTGGGATAAGCGTTCCGAACCGGCTAGAGCATTGTCCGGTGGAATGAAACGCCGCTTAATGATTGCCCGGGCATTGGTTCATGATCCCAAGCTGTTGATTCTGGACGAACCGACCGCCGGTGTGGATATTGAGATTCGACGGACCATGTGGGATTTTCTGAGGGAGCTTAATCAACAAGGTACAACGATTATTCTGACGACTCATTATCTTGAAGAAGCCGAAAGTCTTTGCCGGAATATTGCCATCATCAACAAAGGGGAAATAGCCGTCAACACGTCCGCCAAAGAGTTACTGTTGCTATTAAATAAAACCACCTTTGTGATGGACTTCAAGCAGCCCAAGCAATTGCCTCAAGCCATCATTGACCAGTTTTCAATACGCCAGTCCGAGCCATCCTTGATTGAATTTGATCTGGAGAAAGAGCAGTCATTGAACGCCGTACTAGCCGGAGTGACCGCAGCCGGTGTCGAAATTGCCAGCGTTCGGCCTAAAAACAATCGATTGGAAGAAGTATTCGTGGATTTAATCAAAAAAGACGGAGGCAGTCGGGCATGA
- a CDS encoding DUF4032 domain-containing protein, with the protein MKFQLSSPGHYLTDLSLPWSLHLTQWPEQHFVKVAHGIHRNVVKFISHKNRVYALKELSRKVAEHEYSMLKELEERGLPVVEAVGLITDRDKEVPKVSWLEEYYDMSDRALLITEYLRGTLPYRVIIENGIDRYQLNLMLDALADLLVKLHLIGFYWGDCSLSNALFKRDAGLMAAYLVDAETASFVPDMTQHRREYDLELAHTNIAGDLMDLQAAGLLPLNMDPIDLTDFLVERYNTLWDELTRDEVFDTAAQHEVEKRIRRLNDLGYNVEEMEINTLESGKKVKMTVNVVEPWHHRRKLQSLTGLDVQENQAKRLLNDLHQYRARINREYDYHIPREVAAFKWLTEIYQPAIDAIPEDLRGGLDPAELYHELLEHRWYMSERFHHDIGLKEAIRSYIENVLKLRALTTEAQ; encoded by the coding sequence ATGAAGTTTCAATTATCCTCCCCCGGCCATTATCTTACAGATCTCAGCCTGCCGTGGTCCTTGCACTTGACTCAGTGGCCGGAACAGCATTTTGTGAAAGTGGCACACGGCATCCACCGGAATGTCGTTAAGTTTATCAGCCACAAGAACCGTGTTTATGCTTTGAAGGAATTGTCCCGCAAGGTGGCAGAGCATGAGTACAGTATGTTGAAAGAGCTGGAAGAGCGTGGTTTACCGGTAGTGGAAGCTGTTGGTCTGATTACTGACCGGGATAAAGAGGTTCCCAAGGTTTCATGGCTTGAAGAATATTACGATATGAGTGATCGGGCGTTGCTGATCACCGAATACTTGCGTGGGACTCTTCCATATCGGGTCATCATTGAAAACGGCATTGATCGTTATCAGCTGAACCTGATGCTGGATGCGCTGGCAGACTTGCTGGTAAAACTGCATTTGATTGGTTTCTACTGGGGCGATTGTTCTTTGTCGAATGCGTTGTTTAAACGTGATGCCGGGTTGATGGCAGCTTATCTGGTGGATGCTGAAACCGCGTCATTTGTTCCGGACATGACACAACACCGACGCGAGTACGATCTGGAACTCGCTCATACCAATATTGCTGGCGATCTGATGGATCTTCAGGCCGCTGGGTTGTTACCGCTGAATATGGATCCTATAGATCTGACTGATTTTCTGGTGGAGCGGTATAACACTTTATGGGATGAACTGACGCGTGATGAAGTATTTGATACTGCCGCGCAGCATGAAGTGGAAAAACGAATTCGACGATTGAATGATCTGGGTTACAACGTCGAGGAAATGGAAATCAACACCTTGGAGTCAGGAAAAAAGGTGAAGATGACCGTCAACGTTGTAGAGCCCTGGCACCATCGCCGTAAACTGCAGAGTTTGACGGGGTTGGATGTTCAGGAGAATCAGGCTAAACGGTTGTTGAACGACTTGCATCAGTACCGGGCCCGGATCAATCGTGAGTATGATTACCACATTCCCAGGGAAGTGGCAGCATTCAAATGGTTGACGGAAATCTATCAACCGGCCATTGATGCTATACCTGAAGATCTTCGTGGCGGATTGGATCCGGCAGAGCTTTACCACGAATTATTGGAACATCGCTGGTATATGTCCGAGCGTTTTCATCACGACATCGGCCTGAAAGAGGCCATACGGTCCTACATTGAAAACGTCCTGAAGCTGCGAGCCCTAACGACTGAAGCGCAATAG